DNA from Palaemon carinicauda isolate YSFRI2023 chromosome 23, ASM3689809v2, whole genome shotgun sequence:
TTACTATGTTTATGGAGGCCTTTACCTGATATTAGGCAAGTGCTTTACTCTGAGGGGGATGCTAATGGTGGCCTTTGGCCGAATCATTGCAGGTCATCATCGCAAATATTAAACCGTCGGGTTTTTAGCAATAATATACGGTGTGTGTGCGTGGgcatgtgggtgcgtgtgtgtatgtatgagtgtgtacacTGCAACAACGAATGGAGCTGTTTCTTATCCATTGTAGAACAAATGACTCGAATATATTTTTAATCATGTctggtgtttagccagttttcttcacaaaaaataaacaaaaaagatgtTTATTAATAGAAAACAGATATTACTTTGACTTCTCATTGGTTAATGGTGAGAACAGAAAATTTTTGACAATGCAACTTTGTACGCTCTTCATCATATTTACCTTGGAAggctaatataattttcattacctaTTTACTTTGTACAAGTAGCATGAGAAGGCAAACTAAGAAAtgggatttggagagagagagagagagagagagagagagagagagagagagagagagagagagagagagagagagagagagagagagagagatggtgttatCCAAATTCCGAACTCAAAACCCGATATGACCTTTCCGGGCACATATATCCTAGATAAGACATTTGGTTGTAAATACGCTTACAGGGCTTCGATCCGGAGCCAAGAAAAAGCTCTCTCCCGAATTGAAGAGGAGACTAAGCCATTCTCTGATAGGATTCCATATTTCATCTGTAGGCTACTATAGTGGCATTgcccttttttattgtatatcacgCTCTGTCCTGCAGCGATAACAAAAccggtttaagcttgccttttcattcactaatttgtttgaatttttgtgaggtTGGTGTTGGGCTACTAGAGAGAGTCGACATTAGTGTAACTAACTATTTCTTAACAGAtaccgagcttatatacaagcagttccaagttagtgtgtaaaaaaaaaacctcaaacctACTAATGCATGAacaggcaagcttaaacaggttctgttctTTCTGGGgaagagtacaaaaaaaaaaaaaaaaaaaacaataccgatACAGTATCCAAGCATGTGTAAAAACACGCGCGGTACAGATTCGAGCCAGCAAGCACTCATGAcattaggttttttttctttttactctattATGGTTCAATATGAGAAAGGAAATTACTAATAGACTGTTTTTTTCATGTATTCTAGGGATATTCTATATGTTATTCTgtgtaatttaatttattttatcttatttctttatcGAATGTTACTTAAAATGctcataaatataaattttcacaaTTATTTGTTTGTCCAGTAGACTCGCCGACTTATCGAAGTATGTATGGGACAAAATAAAAAGTCTTGATGGCTTTTTAGTTTCATAGCAGCTGTTTCATAGTAAgttcatagcaattgctcgtaaataatgttgctttccattttgatcataacctctgacaatacttagtatgCGCTTATGAACATTTTTGTACTGTTTCCtgactgctgtttcacctctttctgcatcgattatcttcTTTTTAGAGAGATATTCTTAATTTTCCAATACATTGATGAGTGTCCATAAATTTGGGTGCATATTGGTCACAAATGCTTGAAGCGCATTATGGAACCCTtctactccattgttggtattaGCCAGCTGATCTAGGGTTTTTTGATGAACATTCCAAAGTTCGATAGGAAAAGTTGGAGAAACTCTACGACGACGAGGTCCCCTCCCTTTCTCTCCCCCAATGTAATGAGTTTCAAAATATGCAACTAGTTCTTGTGGTAAGTCATCGTCATCAACCAACTCTATAAATCAATGATGTCTGAAGGCGGTATGAATGCAAGTGCCATGAGGCACTTTACTTTTGTATTAGAAGCACAATCACTTTGATATCGAACCTTAAGCCCAATATCTgtcacttttctgtaaacattcttacagaaatgaaaataacagcctattacatttgcagaagggaaaacgtcagaaaaaaaaaaaaaaaaaaaaaacagctggttCGAAATCAATCATTAGATTTTCAGGTTCTAGGGACTCGAGTAAATCTTTACCCTTTTGAAAAAACGTATCGTAAGATTCCTTAGTCTTATTCAGAAGGAGACCGTAAACTCGTGGGATGCATGCATGTCCTATGTTGAAATGTAGAGTATATACCTGATCAATGATCTTGAAGCTAGCTGGGTtttcagtgcattttctttcatatgtgcaattgttttttgcattttatgtttgcttTGGTTTGCTGGATGGGTATGGTcacttacagttttacagattgaaatcGCTTCAATATTCCGTCTTGTATGTACTCTAGCTTTGAAGTTTTTTCAACAAACTCCCAATAAACCTTGCCTCCATATTCTTtttcttgcctgtaaatgaagttggaatcatctacgagcttatcacaacctctggtgcttttgatagtgtacgGCATCGTAGGGGTTCAAGTTTCAACTGATAACAGTAgataatacaaaggtttaagataaaaaaaaaaaaagatatatggtaAACTACAGAATTTGTAATGACCTCACTTAAACATTTAACGAcgggtgtcaaaatttataacgaccctctctctctctctctctctctctctctctctctctctctctctctctctctctctctctctctctctctctctctctctctctctctctctcttttcattctttttctttaatctatacatgacaaagcatatacattttacggcgaaatgtcctagccgcaaaatatccgtacggcaatttttcttacggcaaaatgtcttacagtcaattgtcctacggcaaatttgtttacggcaaattgtccggtctccaTCATACCCGCTCGTACAATGTTACAGTTTAGTTTTTTACctcatcacttgctcttccctgaacTATATAAACCAACCAGTATGAACCTGATAgttcttgtttaattttttatttttttttttttttgtgacattcgTGCTCGCATTTCTTGGTATTTGAGCTTAATGTCTTTTGAATGAACTTTGGTTGCATTTTCCtcatctctcagttatcacctaagcGGAGCCTCCCACATTGATTACCACTGAAGTATCCAGCGTGCTCATGCCTTCCCCATCTCTGCTTTGTCTTATTGCTTGATGATGCCGCCCTACAACACAGGCTCCATTATTTAAGCCACAGCCCTTATTCTACCACCATTCGCTAGTACATAGGCATTCGCTCGTTTTAGTGGATCGAGGTCCAATTTTGTATTATGTTCTTGCAGCATTCCtggaggacactttcccggaaatagaTAATTGGCTTTGAGACCAAGGGTCACACAAATAGCGTACaatgctctcaaaacatacctcctggagcagtactcatcatcacctactggccgtattcctaaactctttcaactctctcaacaaccgttaggggattaaaaggctttgctcgccctaagggaaatgtccagtatcacttgcctgcaacctgcagcagacaGCTCTCctagtgaagtgaatctactttgggcCCTATGGGTAAAGTGTATACTCGAAACTTTATGTGCTGCCTATGAAGACCCTGGTGAagaaagtcgacgcccttatggacagccactccacCACTTTCAACCctctatcaatgcctccactcctgatgaagaggtgaACTATTCAACATCCACCGAAGGTTTTCTTCATctgcttcctcttcttctttgtctatatcttttcccacttctatgtggggtcgatgtttctggtcagctttctccatctacctctgtcccacacctcttcatcggttaatccctttgatcgaaggtcatccttgatacagtccacctacATTCACTTTggtgtccctctccttctcgttccctgtacctccatttctatcactctcctTCCAGTTTACTGTTTttcttttctcatgacatgacaCCACCTctatctactttcttggatcttatctgatagttttctaaataCTGTGGtaaccctaattacctcattccctATCTTATCTCTTTTTATCACCCTACACATCCATCTCAAAATTcttatctctgccacatccatcttcttctcttctgtcttctttattgcccacgtcacCGCCCCATAtatcattgctggtctcacaactgtcctgtgtacttaacCTTTCAACTTTACCCCTATTtttctgtcgcatagtactccacacactttttttccaattcttccatcgggcttgtattctgtggtttatttctccccccagatcaccatcctctgcaactgttgatcctaaatacctgaaattttcaaatcttttcaatctctctccttgtaaactaacttccctattctcgacatttttcaatctcaaatactcagTCTTTTTCCTTCTGATCTTCAAACCTCTGTTttacatttctcttctccactcctccagtttatcttctactacctctcacctAGTGCTACAGAGTATAAAATCATCagaaaaaagcatacaccaaggagactgatctctaataccttgtgtcacttcatccatgaccagatcaaataggtaagggctcaatacagacccctgatgtagttccatatttactgggaaactttctgttaggcctatactgctcttaacatttgcttctgacctctcatacatatcttgggtgattcttacgtatttctcagggactcccttttctctcatacatctccacagctcctgacgtggtactcgatcgtatgcctttcccatgtcaataaagaccatttgtaatcctttctgtttctcccgatgtttttctatcgtctgcttCAAAGCAAacattgcttctacagtccctcttccaggcaggAATCCAAATTGTTGCTCACCAATTATTGTTTCATCtccgagtctcttctcaatgatcctctcccatattttcatagtatggcttatcagctttacgcttctgtagttgccacattcctggatgtctcccttccccttatagatgggaatgattaggcttcttctccattcctctggcatcttttcctgattggaGATCTTCTGCATCAGGTCCCCTAatatatctatgccttcctctccaagactcctccatacctctactggtatattatctactcatgcagctttactatttttcatcttctttactgcttcttCTACTTCTCTTTTAGTCACTCCTATAGTAACTGTCTCCTTTGGGTTTCCATCTTCAAATACAGTTCttaggttctcctcattcaatagtccttcaaaataagtttcccaccttttaatttcattttcttatgctaaaactataccattgctatcttctatttaccttatctgtgtcaggtctttagatgcagcatctcgggccttagcaattcgtaacattttcttctctcctggtgtttccatctctttatagacttcatataatgtctttgcctttgcctttgctattgctcttcttgcttctttctttgcttgtttatagttttatttatcctGCTCTTGCCCTGATAGATCTGCTTCCTTCTTGGCTTCTTTcctggtttttacccgttcttgcacctcatcattctgtcaccacaattttttttcatttgggggtcttcttcctgatgactttccaaggaCTATTCTCGGttcaccattcttgtacatcctcatataACCTTGCTGCTtctagcactctttccttaaacaagactcagttcttcctctttccatTTCAACCatttaatctttgggtccattctcgtcttttttcttctataattccttagtctgcaatcaattaccactaacttttgttgcgctgctacactctcctcatttatcaccttgcaatttatAAATTCCTTCAGATGATCTCTCTTACAGAGTAGCAAATCTATCTtgctctccctgccaccgctactgtatgtaatcagtctgttaatcttttcaTAGAagatgttgatcattgctaggtcaaaagccaatgcaaaatcaatcactctttctcccccatcatttctcttaccaacaccccaacctccatgcactctctatCCTTTCTCTACTAATTCCAAGTGGCTGTTTAGATCTCCTCCTCTAATTACCCTtccccttgcaggaattattccaagttCCTCGTCCATCTCCTCCcaaaatgtatccttctcctcctctgtacatccagtttgctgggcataggcacacaccacattgactattgttgctcccagtcctagctttgAACTCATAATTctatcatttttcctattcaccccaatcaaattttccttcaactctttcgataatattattccaacACCATTTCTTCCTCCCATATTtactccactgtaatataatttacaaccttcgcctagttctcttgcattatttcccttccacctgctcTCCTGCACGCACAGCGCTCCAATTTTCCTTCTCTCCataaggtcaaccagctctcgcccttttccagtcattgtccccacattcagagttgccaTTCTCATCCTcttctcagatattttcctctgatctGGCCTTTTTAatccagcccgcccatgactgggtaccCCTGGCCAATTTTTCTGTGGGATCAACGCGTCGCCGAAGGGGAACACccaagcattaatttcattctgattatactcactgaccatagttgttttgtctaatttttcatggctggattcCTTTATTGCCGCTAACCCTCCtcatttacccaggcttgggactggcaccaagttaAGGCTGGCTTGCCCCACTCAGTAGCTGGGTTATCGAAGGATTTCTTcatcaacatttttattattattattatttttcgggaatagaccctcttttaagcaggttttattgaaagtgattgctgccttagtagcattatttttgtaattaaccttttctattgttcttattatctttttgtcTTCATTGCTATAATGCACCAgaaactgggaaagggacatattatcattaggaaggtgatgaagaacatatcattcacaattcatctttaataATATATCACATCACACTATGAAAGTACAGATAATACacacaaagtatgaaacactatcacaatgttagtgtacACAAGGTAATGGTCACTTatgttgaaaaaattatatattacgtgGAATTGAGCATAACACATGCTTCAACTCAACCGGTTTCCCGCATTAAGGTTTTCTGCTTATTATCAAGAATGAACTGTAATGCGGGTGTTGTTGTGAGGGCTTAAATACGGAGTCTTGCTTCGACATCCCATCCTTATTGGTCAAGGACCGCTCAAGGGCGGAGCCCATTAACCCTGGGAGGTAGTGGCCTGTGGCTAGCCAGCGTGCTTGGTGGGATTAATGGTACTGCTTCTGtctggagataatccatgttttgggCTCCGGCTCTATCAGTCCTGTTatggttgttattgcctggactattgttggtggacCTTATATACGTTGGCAATATCCCCTCTTGCATGGTGTTGAGGTCAGGTCTTtcttgttgaatgaaaagagcttcccTTATCttgagacgtctgctgtcaggggcacggcctaTGATGATGACATTTTTCACTATGtgctcccttgttatcttgaaattagGTTTATGAAGGCAATgaatttttattgcaccctgttgcacgtgacaAGATAATCTCTTTgatagacgcatcgtcgtcatcccgatgtaggtgccagaaCATTCCTGGACAgcgcatttatatcggtacactacgttggtCCTCTTCAAATCATCTTGCATgtcaggggcagggttgtttttcattatcaggtcATATGTTTTtcctgattggtaataaattatgaggttgatttcagtatcctctgctgtggcaaaaacgttgttttttattatatttttcatagtcttttcttctcttgtagtttgacaTTATaaggcctttatagtatagattttttGGCTGGTGTGTTGGTattatcagggccttcattctggtaccagaatgaaggccctgatagtACCAATACGGCAgccaaaataaatctatactataaaggcctaATGAGataaaactacaaagaagaagtaaagactatgaaaaatataataaaaaacaatgttttgGCCACAGCAGAGGATACTGAagtcaacctcataatttattaccaatcgcaAAAACACGAGACCTGATAATGAAAAACCATCCTGCCCCTGCCAGCAAGATGATTTGAGGAAGACCAACGTAGTGTActgatataaatgccctgtccatgaatgtcctggcacctacatcgggatgacaacGATGCGTCTATCTAAAAGATTATCTTGCAACGTGCAaaagggtgcaataaaaatgcattgcctccaaaaaca
Protein-coding regions in this window:
- the LOC137617563 gene encoding craniofacial development protein 2-like, which codes for MVSEYNQNEINAWVFPFGDALIPQKNWPGVPSHGRAGLKRPDQRKISEKRMRMATLNVGTMTGKGRELVDLMERRKIGALCVQESRWKGNNARELGEGCKLYYSGVNMGGRNGVGIILSKELKENLIGVNRKNDRIMSSKLGLGATIVNVVCAYAQQTGCTEEEKDTFWEEMDEELGIIPARGRVIRGGDLNSHLELVEKG